The Streptomyces sp. ALI-76-A nucleotide sequence GTGGTTGCCGTAGCCGGCCGAGCGCGAGACAGCGGTCGCGTACTCCGGGTCGGGCAGCCCATTCTTGAAGAAGTACAGCTCCATCCGGTACTGGATGACGAGGTCGCGCGTGGACTTGCCGCCGGACTTGTCCTCGTAGAACACGAGCGCCTGCGGGGTCATGTCGAAGGCGACGTCCCAGTCGTCGAATCGGCTGGACGCGGTGTCGACAGCGAAGCGGTCGTCGGCGTTCGGGCTCGGCAAGGTGAAGGACCCGCCGGCGTTCAGAGCGCGCCGCGTGATCGGCGCGAGCGGGATCGACGTCGTGGTGATGTCATGCTGCGTCGAGCTCTGCTTGACCTCGATATCGGTGGCCATGGCGTAGGCGGTGTTGGTGGCAGTGTTGATCGGCACCAAGGACTCGTTGAGCAGGCCGATCTTCTTGCCGTTGCCGGTGAGCTTCGAGGAGAAGAACTTCGGGTCGACGGCCTTCTGAGCAACGGCATTGGCCGAGAGGTCGAGGTCATCAAGCAGGACAGGCATGTCGCTGCCTTTCTTGAGTGGATTGAGAGGCGGATTGATAGAAGGCATGAATCACGCCGCATAGCAATTCCTACAAGAGGTTAACAGCAAGTCGAATGCTCGAAGGTGAGCGAAGAGCACAGCGACAGGGCTGGGCCATGGGGGCGCACGTACGAACACGGGCGGGGCTCTCGTCAGCCGGCGAGCCCCGCCCGTGTTCCTCTCAACCCACCCGTCAGGGGCCGTTAGGCCCCTGAGTCCGGGGTATGTGGCGAAGCCACGCCCCGGACACCGCGCGCTACCCAGGCGCGCGGTCGTTCATCAGCGGCAACTCACCTCACGTCGAGGTCGACTCCGAGCGGCGCCGGTCGGTTCCATCGACGGCAGCATCGTCGGCATCGAGATCCCAGGGACAGGCCGTGACGAGGGATCCTGCGGGATCGACCTCGATCAGGCCAAGCATGAGGCCCAGTTCGCGGAGTTCATCGGTGCTCCCGACATGGGCGGTGAGGTTCGTTCGGGCCGCGGCGGAGAGCTCCATGGCTCGCTTTCGGTGCTCTTGGAGCAGAGGTTTGGGGAGCATGGTGGACATGGCTGTCCCCCTTTCTGAGCAATGAGGGCGTGGGGGCGAGGTACGTCGCTGGCGTGCTTCAGGAAGACGAACGGCAGCAGATAGTCCTCGATATTGGTGCGGGCTCAGCGGGCCGCGCAGCACCTCGGCGGCGCCCAGCAGGTGCCTCTCGAGCTGAGAGAGCGACAGTGGCATGACGGACGTCCTTTGCACGGCCCATGGGCAGTGGAATCAGTGGTGCCCGGCCGGGAGGCGAGGCGCCGAAGTCGTCTGGTGGGGAAGGGCGGTCCGGCCAGGTGCGGGCTGGCCCGAGCCGTCGCTGGCCCGTGGCCGCCCGATCAGCGTGTCGATCACATTGGCGATCACGGCCAACGCGGCACTCCCGAGAGGGTTGTGGCGGGTACCCGGCCCGTCTGGGCCGGGGTTAGCGCACCACGTCACTACCGCGAGCGTGTCGCCGGTCGGACATCGCGTGCTCGACTCGCGTCCCTGACGGGTCACGCAGTCGGCAGCTGGACGGCGACGGTTCCGCCGGACACGGCCCGGGCGATGAGTTCGACCAGCATCTGGCGAACCACCTGTGAGTCCGCTGTCTCGGGGTTTTGGTGCCCGGCGGCCGCGGCAAGCAGCACCGTCAGCGCCTCGGCCGCGGCGAAGGAGTCGTCCGTCGCGCCGGGTGATGACGGACGAGCGGTGATCGCGTACTCCAGGTGCCCCAGGAGACCGGAGAGTATGCGGCGGCGGATCTCGGCGAACCGGCTGTCGTCCTCGGCCGCCCGCAGGTCGACCACCCGCAGGACCACCTCGTGCTCCCGCCAGAACGCGAAGAAGGCGTCCACCGTGCTCCCGGCCGCGTGACGCCCGCCGCCCCACCAACTGTCGATCTCCGCGTAGATCAGTCCGTCGCTTCCCTCCTGCGCCACGGGCCGGGCCAGCTCCAGGGCGGCCGCGTCGACGTCTGCGAAGTACTGATAGAAGGTCGCGGGCGAGGTACGCGCGCGACGGGCGACATCGATCACTCTCGTCGCGTGATAGCCGTGCTCGGCCAGCAACTCCTGGAGACAGAGCAGCAGTTGGCTGCGAGTCTTCAGACCGCGTGCCCCGATCGGGCGCCCTGCGGTGCTCCGGATCTCCTCGGTCATGTCACTTCCTGTTCGGTGGGGTGGCACCGGCCCGGCCCCTCGGAGCCGGGCCGGCGGCGGCCGCTGTCTGATCCAGGCCCGGCCGCCCGACGCGGGAGCGTGTTCGCCCCCGCGATGCTGGTCAGGGCCGGGCCAGCGCCGCTGTGATGTCGTCGACGGACTTGACGCCGAGCGCTCCCGTTCCGGAACATCCGGAACGGGAGCGCTCGGTGCGATGTGGACGGCTGCTCAGTCATCCGAGGGGGATGCCGAGGCTGTGCCGCCGGTCTGGGCAGCGAGCAGGTAGTCCTCGATCCAGGTGCGAACTGCCTTGCGCGCCGGCCGCGCACCCTGGGAGTCCACGTAGGTGGTCTCTTCGATGGCGCGCAGCTCGTCGTCGGGCATCGACGCGGGAAGCGCCTGGGCCAGCCGCGGCTTGGCCTCGACGATCCGTTCACGCTGCCGCTCGTAGTCGGCGGCCATGATCTGTCGGTAGGTCTGCCGGTCGATGGGGTTGAACCCCACGACCAGTGAGAACCGGCCCAGCAGCTCGGCGTCGAAGAACTGCTCCAGTGCCTTGTTGAGGCTCTGGTTCGAGATGGTCTTCGGGTTGTTGCCGAAGCCGATCATCTTGCCGTCGAGCGAATCACGGGCGGCGTTGGTCGTGCAGATGACCAGGGCCTTGGAGAAGTCCAGCATCTTGCCATGGGCATTGCGGATGTAGCCTTCGTCGAATGCCGAGAGGAACAGGCGCTGCACGGCCTTGTCGGCCTTCTCGAACTCGTCGAGCAGGATCACCCGGTGGGGGTTGGACTCCAGCGTGTCGAACGGGAGCTCCTGGTTGGAGTCCGATCCGACATAGCCGGGAGGTGCGCCGATGATCTTCGACGTCGACCACTCGCTGTGGAATTCGGTCAGGTTGAGGATGATCGGCTCGGTGCCGGTCGTCTCCTCAGCGATGATCTTGACCGCCTCGGTCTTACCCACACCCGAGGCCCCGGCGAACAGCCACGTCGTGGGCGTCTTC carries:
- a CDS encoding TetR family transcriptional regulator produces the protein MTEEIRSTAGRPIGARGLKTRSQLLLCLQELLAEHGYHATRVIDVARRARTSPATFYQYFADVDAAALELARPVAQEGSDGLIYAEIDSWWGGGRHAAGSTVDAFFAFWREHEVVLRVVDLRAAEDDSRFAEIRRRILSGLLGHLEYAITARPSSPGATDDSFAAAEALTVLLAAAAGHQNPETADSQVVRQMLVELIARAVSGGTVAVQLPTA